One genomic window of Denticeps clupeoides chromosome 14, fDenClu1.1, whole genome shotgun sequence includes the following:
- the slc25a27 gene encoding mitochondrial uncoupling protein 4 isoform X2, giving the protein MREPREDKTGVPQWPRVTKFILSACAATVAELVTFPLDLTKTRLQIQGEAAARQRGSGGAAPGAYRGMIRTAWGIAREEGPRKLWQGATPAIYRHIVYSGGRMLAYEQFRESRVGRNEDGSFPLWKAVFGAVLSGALGQFLASPTDLVKVQMQMEGRRRLEGKPPRVRGAYHAFVKILSEGGIRGLWAGWVPNVQRAALVNLGDLTTYDTVKHFLLRNTSVPDNSACHAVASTCSGLVAAAMGTPADVVKTRIMNQPRDLHGRGLLYKSSVDCLLQSVRGEGLLSLYKGFIPTWTRMAPWSMTFWLTYEQIRKLTGISSF; this is encoded by the exons ATGAGGGAACCTCGAGAGGACAAGACTGGGGTCCCACAATGGCCACGGGTGACAAAGTTCATCCTGTCAGCCTGCGCTGCGACTGTTGCAGAACTGG TCACGTTCCCGCTGGACCTGACAAAGACCAGGCTGCAGATCCAAGGCGAAGCGGCCGCCCGGCAGCGTGGCAGCGGTGGCGCGGCCCCGGGTGCGTACAGGGGGATGATCCGCACGGCGTGGGGCATCGCGCGGGAAGAGGGTCCCCGGAAATTATGGCAGGGGGCCACGCCAGCAATCTACAGACACATTG TGTATTCAGGCGGTCGGATGTTGGCGTACGAGCAGTTCCGGGAGTCTCGCGTGGGCAGAAATGAGGACGGCAGCTTTCCTTTGTG GAAAGCAGTGTTCGGTGCCGTACTCTCCGGGGCCCTTGGCCAGTTTTTGGCCAGTCCGACAGACCTGGTCAAGGTGCAGATGCAGATGGAGGGAAGACGCAGACTGGAGGGCAAGCCGCCAAG AGTTCGTGGGGCTTATCACGCCTTCGTGAAGATCCTCTCGGAAGGGGGCATCCGTGGACTTTGGGCAGGCTGGGTGCCCAACGTGCAGCGGGCAGCCTTGGTCAATTTAGGAG ATCTCACTACATACGACACCGTGAAGCACTTTCTGCTGAGGAACACCTCCGTTCCGGACAACAGCGCGTGTCACGCAGTGGCGAG CACATGTTCAGGTCTGGTGGCTGCTGCTATGGGAACGCCGGCTGATGTGGTCAAAACTCGTATTATGAATCAGCCACGCGATTTACATGGCAG GGGTCTTCTGTACAAGTCGTCTGTTGACTGTCTCCTCCAGTCCGTGCGGGGGGAAGGACTGCTGTCTCTCTACAAAGGCTTTATCCCAACCTGGACCAGGATG GCACCGTGGTCCATGACGTTTTGGCTGACCTATGAGCAGATACGAAAGCTGACAGGCATCAGCTCGTTCTGA
- the rhov gene encoding rho-related GTP-binding protein RhoV yields MPPRMDYFCREPRVPSASLSPAVRCMLVGDGAVGKTSMVVSYTSNGYPADYKQTAFDVFTGHVQVDGSPVQIQLFDTAGQDEFDNIRSLSYEQTDVFMLCFSVVNPTSFENVSKKWIPEIRACNPRSPIVLVGTQADLLLDVNVLINLDQSKVKPVLGSRARALSGKIRAAEYVECSALTQKNLKEAFDAAIFAAIKHKGGKAKKRRLSDRRAKAFSKCGWRKFFCFI; encoded by the exons ATGCCGCCCCGGATGGACTACTTCTGCCGAGAGCCGCGCGTCCCGTCGGCGTCCCTGTCCCCGGCCGTCCGCTGCATGCTGGTTGGAGACGGGGCCGTCGGGAAGACCAGCATGGTGGTGAGCTACACCAGCAACGGCTATCCCGCGGACTACAAACAGACGGCTTTTGACGTCTTTACAG GTCACGTCCAAGTTGATGGGTCTCCGGTGCAGATTCAGCTGTTCGACACCGCTGGACAG GACGAGTTTGACAACATCCGCTCGCTGTCCTACGAACAAACGGACGTCTTCATGCTCTGCTTCAGCGTGGTCAATCCCACTTCCTTCGAGAACGTCTCCAAGAAATGGATCCCGGAGATCCGGGCCTGTAACCCGAGGTCCCCCATCGTGCTGGTGGGGACGCAGGCCGACCTCCTGCTGGACGTCAATGTCCTGATTAACCTGGACCAGTCTAAGGTGAAGCCGGTGCTGGGCTCTCGGGCCAGGGCTCTGTCCGGCAAGATCCGCGCCGCGGAGTACGTGGAGTGCTCGGCGCTGACGCAGAAGAACCTGAAGGAGGCCTTCGACGCCGCCATATTCGCGGCCATCAAGCACAAAGGCGGGAAGGCCAAAAAGCGGCGGCTGTCGGACCGGCGCGCCAAGGCCTTCTCCAAGTGCGGCTGGAGGAAGTTCTTCTGCTTCATCTGA
- the pigh gene encoding phosphatidylinositol N-acetylglucosaminyltransferase subunit H isoform X2 has translation MADDSLTDIYGNRIGVACRCHSDLCREVTVSGPKLSLRSVLVYTCGVWLLAYAAFCCTEVDHESLLIIGSLGVQLSSSYASGRECTSFIEMSKIKDVVINEAVYMHRVIYYLCILIKDPADPHAVSSVLPLFQSSKPRLKCLIEVYKTCQEILAQS, from the exons ATGGCCGACGACAGTCTCACCGACATCTACGGCAACAGGATCGGCGTGGCGTGCCGCTGTCACTCGGACTTGTGTCGCGAGGTCACGGTGAGCGGGCCGAAGCTGTCGCTGCGCTCCGTGTTGGTGTACACTTGCGGCGTGTGGCTGCTCGCCTACGCGGCCTTCTGCTGCACCGAG GTGGACCACGAGTCGCTCCTCATCATCGGCTCCCTCGGCGTCCAGCTGTCGTCGTCCTACGCCTCCGGCAGGGAATGCACCTCATTTATAGAGATGAGCAAAATCAAGGACGTCGTGATCAATGAGGCGGTGTACATG CACAGAGTTATTTATTACCTCTGCATTCTTATAAAGGACCCCGCCGATCCCCACGCTGTGTCCAGTGTGCTCCCACTTTTTCAG AGTTCAAAGCCAAGGCTGAAATGCTTAATTGAAGTCTACAAGACGTGCCAGGAGATCCTCGCGCAGAGCTGA
- the abracl gene encoding costars family protein ABRACL — protein sequence MVLRSDQLSFLRRPRTPYRPGRVGAPSSRTATRQNNSMNVEHEIALLMEEIRRLGMKNADGNFSVKFGVLFNDEKCANLFEALVGTLKAAKKRKIITFQGELLLQGVHDNVDVVLLQD from the exons ATGGTATTGCGCTCCGATCAGCTGAGTTTCCTCAGACGTCCGAGAACGCCTTACCGCCCCGGACGCGTCGGAGCTCCTTCTTCCCGCACAG CGACAAGACAGAACAACAGTATGAATGTGGAGCACGAAATCGCCCTACTCATGGAAGAAATCCGCCGACTTGGAATGAAAA ATGCTGATGGAAACTTTAGCGTCAAATTCGGAGTTCTCTTCAACGACGAAAAGTGCGCCAACCTCTTTGAAGCCCTAGTCGGGACTCTGAAGGCCGCAAAGAAGAGGAAGATCATCACGTTTCAGGGGGAGCTTCTTCTCCAAGGCGTCCACGACAACGTAGATGTTGTCCTGTTGCAGGACTGA
- the slc25a27 gene encoding mitochondrial uncoupling protein 4 isoform X5 — protein sequence MREPREDKTGVPQWPRVTKFILSACAATVAELVTFPLDLTKTRLQIQGEAAARQRGSGGAAPGAYRGMIRTAWGIAREEGPRKLWQGATPAIYRHIVYSGGRMLAYEQFRESRVGRNEDGSFPLWKAVFGAVLSGALGQFLASPTDLVKVQMQMEGRRRLEGKPPRVRGAYHAFVKILSEGGIRGLWAGWVPNVQRAALVNLGDLTTYDTVKHFLLRNTSVPDNSACHAVARSGGCCYGNAG from the exons ATGAGGGAACCTCGAGAGGACAAGACTGGGGTCCCACAATGGCCACGGGTGACAAAGTTCATCCTGTCAGCCTGCGCTGCGACTGTTGCAGAACTGG TCACGTTCCCGCTGGACCTGACAAAGACCAGGCTGCAGATCCAAGGCGAAGCGGCCGCCCGGCAGCGTGGCAGCGGTGGCGCGGCCCCGGGTGCGTACAGGGGGATGATCCGCACGGCGTGGGGCATCGCGCGGGAAGAGGGTCCCCGGAAATTATGGCAGGGGGCCACGCCAGCAATCTACAGACACATTG TGTATTCAGGCGGTCGGATGTTGGCGTACGAGCAGTTCCGGGAGTCTCGCGTGGGCAGAAATGAGGACGGCAGCTTTCCTTTGTG GAAAGCAGTGTTCGGTGCCGTACTCTCCGGGGCCCTTGGCCAGTTTTTGGCCAGTCCGACAGACCTGGTCAAGGTGCAGATGCAGATGGAGGGAAGACGCAGACTGGAGGGCAAGCCGCCAAG AGTTCGTGGGGCTTATCACGCCTTCGTGAAGATCCTCTCGGAAGGGGGCATCCGTGGACTTTGGGCAGGCTGGGTGCCCAACGTGCAGCGGGCAGCCTTGGTCAATTTAGGAG ATCTCACTACATACGACACCGTGAAGCACTTTCTGCTGAGGAACACCTCCGTTCCGGACAACAGCGCGTGTCACGCAGTGGCGAG GTCTGGTGGCTGCTGCTATGGGAACGCCGGCTGA
- the slc25a27 gene encoding mitochondrial uncoupling protein 4 isoform X3 — MREPREDKTGVPQWPRVTKFILSACAATVAELVTFPLDLTKTRLQIQGEAAARQRGSGGAAPGAYRGMIRTAWGIAREEGPRKLWQGATPAIYRHIVYSGGRMLAYEQFRESRVGRNEDGSFPLWKAVFGAVLSGALGQFLASPTDLVKVQMQMEGRRRLEGKPPRVRGAYHAFVKILSEGGIRGLWAGWVPNVQRAALVNLGDLTTYDTVKHFLLRNTSVPDNSACHAVASTCSGLVAAAMGTPADVVKTRIMNQPRDLHGRGLLYKSSVDCLLQSVRGEGLLSLYKGFIPTWTRMI, encoded by the exons ATGAGGGAACCTCGAGAGGACAAGACTGGGGTCCCACAATGGCCACGGGTGACAAAGTTCATCCTGTCAGCCTGCGCTGCGACTGTTGCAGAACTGG TCACGTTCCCGCTGGACCTGACAAAGACCAGGCTGCAGATCCAAGGCGAAGCGGCCGCCCGGCAGCGTGGCAGCGGTGGCGCGGCCCCGGGTGCGTACAGGGGGATGATCCGCACGGCGTGGGGCATCGCGCGGGAAGAGGGTCCCCGGAAATTATGGCAGGGGGCCACGCCAGCAATCTACAGACACATTG TGTATTCAGGCGGTCGGATGTTGGCGTACGAGCAGTTCCGGGAGTCTCGCGTGGGCAGAAATGAGGACGGCAGCTTTCCTTTGTG GAAAGCAGTGTTCGGTGCCGTACTCTCCGGGGCCCTTGGCCAGTTTTTGGCCAGTCCGACAGACCTGGTCAAGGTGCAGATGCAGATGGAGGGAAGACGCAGACTGGAGGGCAAGCCGCCAAG AGTTCGTGGGGCTTATCACGCCTTCGTGAAGATCCTCTCGGAAGGGGGCATCCGTGGACTTTGGGCAGGCTGGGTGCCCAACGTGCAGCGGGCAGCCTTGGTCAATTTAGGAG ATCTCACTACATACGACACCGTGAAGCACTTTCTGCTGAGGAACACCTCCGTTCCGGACAACAGCGCGTGTCACGCAGTGGCGAG CACATGTTCAGGTCTGGTGGCTGCTGCTATGGGAACGCCGGCTGATGTGGTCAAAACTCGTATTATGAATCAGCCACGCGATTTACATGGCAG GGGTCTTCTGTACAAGTCGTCTGTTGACTGTCTCCTCCAGTCCGTGCGGGGGGAAGGACTGCTGTCTCTCTACAAAGGCTTTATCCCAACCTGGACCAGGATG ATCTAA
- the LOC114763581 gene encoding uncharacterized protein LOC114763581: MAAVMLFMAADDDVAKKSLYDLLDRRAAEIDKKNIVHDELTGLIEDPNQRAEDVKYFLAEGQFYNTCVLDSILVSLHILYKKMSVIRSLFKRDRTLHAAIMLLEAKLYEDARCLWLINLQLIGAGFRRRSLDITSNVSDHLPMFNDLVRARYHYDDDRTSPRLGGMIYYNTLKSFEDYGDAIAMGPEASPVFILINVAGRLESCPPDCITDCYDRCYKLQFLLLGIIEPEFNHMVAAVNLNKRWVLYAADASGETHFQDFNMAAGIGDMVVHLAGYVTTKNEDSSSLD; this comes from the exons ATGGCGGCTGTCATGCT GTTTATGGCGGCGGATGATGATGTGGCAAAAAAGTCCCTGTACGACCTACTCGATCGTCGCG CTGCTGAGATTGATAAGAAAAACAT AGTTCATGATGAGTTGACTGGACTAATAGAAGATCCAAATCAACGAGCTGAGGACGTCAAGTACTTTCTTGCTGAGGGCCAATTTTACAACACTTGTGTTCTTGACTCGATCCTGGTGAGTCTTcacattttgtataaaaaaatgtctgtcatcCGAAGCCTTTTTAAACGGGACCGCACCCTACACGCGGCCATCATGCTGCTGGAAGCGAAGCTATACGAAGACGCCAGGTGCCTGTGGCTGATCAACTTACAGCTGATCGGAGCAGGTTTCAGGCGCAGATCTCTCGATATTACCAGCAACGTCAGCGACCACCTGCCCATGTTTAATGATCTGGTGCGTGCCAGGTATCATTACGATGACGACAGAACAAGTCCCAGACTTGGCGGCATGATTTATTACAACACGCTTAA aTCTTTTGAGGACTATGGGGATGCCATTGCCATGGGACCAGAAGCTAGCCCCGTCTTTATCCTGATAAACGTTGCTGGTCGCCTGGAATCATGTCCTCCTGACTGTATTACTGATTGTTACGACAG ATGTTACAAGTTGCAGTTTCTCCTGCTTGGTATCATCGAGCCAGAGTTCAATCACATGGTGGCAGCTGTCAACCTCAACAAGAGATGGGTTCTATATGCTGCTGATGCCAGTGGAGAAACCCATTTTCAAGACTTCAATATGGCTGCAGGAATCGGGGACATGGTCGTTCACTTGGCCGGATATGTCACCACAAAAAATGAAG ACAGCAGTTCTTTGGATTGA
- the pigh gene encoding phosphatidylinositol N-acetylglucosaminyltransferase subunit H isoform X1, with protein MADDSLTDIYGNRIGVACRCHSDLCREVTVSGPKLSLRSVLVYTCGVWLLAYAAFCCTENTAVLSCAIILTLVGLMVYIHFFKVDHESLLIIGSLGVQLSSSYASGRECTSFIEMSKIKDVVINEAVYMHRVIYYLCILIKDPADPHAVSSVLPLFQSSKPRLKCLIEVYKTCQEILAQS; from the exons ATGGCCGACGACAGTCTCACCGACATCTACGGCAACAGGATCGGCGTGGCGTGCCGCTGTCACTCGGACTTGTGTCGCGAGGTCACGGTGAGCGGGCCGAAGCTGTCGCTGCGCTCCGTGTTGGTGTACACTTGCGGCGTGTGGCTGCTCGCCTACGCGGCCTTCTGCTGCACCGAG AACACTGCCGTTCTTTCCTGCGCAATAATACTGACCCTGGTGGGGTTGATGGTCTACATACACTTCTTCAAGGTGGACCACGAGTCGCTCCTCATCATCGGCTCCCTCGGCGTCCAGCTGTCGTCGTCCTACGCCTCCGGCAGGGAATGCACCTCATTTATAGAGATGAGCAAAATCAAGGACGTCGTGATCAATGAGGCGGTGTACATG CACAGAGTTATTTATTACCTCTGCATTCTTATAAAGGACCCCGCCGATCCCCACGCTGTGTCCAGTGTGCTCCCACTTTTTCAG AGTTCAAAGCCAAGGCTGAAATGCTTAATTGAAGTCTACAAGACGTGCCAGGAGATCCTCGCGCAGAGCTGA
- the slc25a27 gene encoding mitochondrial uncoupling protein 4 isoform X1 produces MREPREDKTGVPQWPRVTKFILSACAATVAELVTFPLDLTKTRLQIQGEAAARQRGSGGAAPGAYRGMIRTAWGIAREEGPRKLWQGATPAIYRHIVYSGGRMLAYEQFRESRVGRNEDGSFPLWKAVFGAVLSGALGQFLASPTDLVKVQMQMEGRRRLEGKPPRVRGAYHAFVKILSEGGIRGLWAGWVPNVQRAALVNLGDLTTYDTVKHFLLRNTSVPDNSACHAVASTCSGLVAAAMGTPADVVKTRIMNQPRDLHGRGLLYKSSVDCLLQSVRGEGLLSLYKGFIPTWTRMVSSVHHLKLLCRLCTNMHRPGFLPF; encoded by the exons ATGAGGGAACCTCGAGAGGACAAGACTGGGGTCCCACAATGGCCACGGGTGACAAAGTTCATCCTGTCAGCCTGCGCTGCGACTGTTGCAGAACTGG TCACGTTCCCGCTGGACCTGACAAAGACCAGGCTGCAGATCCAAGGCGAAGCGGCCGCCCGGCAGCGTGGCAGCGGTGGCGCGGCCCCGGGTGCGTACAGGGGGATGATCCGCACGGCGTGGGGCATCGCGCGGGAAGAGGGTCCCCGGAAATTATGGCAGGGGGCCACGCCAGCAATCTACAGACACATTG TGTATTCAGGCGGTCGGATGTTGGCGTACGAGCAGTTCCGGGAGTCTCGCGTGGGCAGAAATGAGGACGGCAGCTTTCCTTTGTG GAAAGCAGTGTTCGGTGCCGTACTCTCCGGGGCCCTTGGCCAGTTTTTGGCCAGTCCGACAGACCTGGTCAAGGTGCAGATGCAGATGGAGGGAAGACGCAGACTGGAGGGCAAGCCGCCAAG AGTTCGTGGGGCTTATCACGCCTTCGTGAAGATCCTCTCGGAAGGGGGCATCCGTGGACTTTGGGCAGGCTGGGTGCCCAACGTGCAGCGGGCAGCCTTGGTCAATTTAGGAG ATCTCACTACATACGACACCGTGAAGCACTTTCTGCTGAGGAACACCTCCGTTCCGGACAACAGCGCGTGTCACGCAGTGGCGAG CACATGTTCAGGTCTGGTGGCTGCTGCTATGGGAACGCCGGCTGATGTGGTCAAAACTCGTATTATGAATCAGCCACGCGATTTACATGGCAG GGGTCTTCTGTACAAGTCGTCTGTTGACTGTCTCCTCCAGTCCGTGCGGGGGGAAGGACTGCTGTCTCTCTACAAAGGCTTTATCCCAACCTGGACCAGGATGGTGAGCTCTGTGCACCATCTTAAGTTACTGTGCAGGCTGTGCACTAATATGCACCGTCCTGGCTTTTTGCCGTTTTAG
- the slc25a27 gene encoding mitochondrial uncoupling protein 4 isoform X4: MREPREDKTGVPQWPRVTKFILSACAATVAELVTFPLDLTKTRLQIQGEAAARQRGSGGAAPGAYRGMIRTAWGIAREEGPRKLWQGATPAIYRHIVYSGGRMLAYEQFRESRVGRNEDGSFPLWKAVFGAVLSGALGQFLASPTDLVKVQMQMEGRRRLEGKPPRVRGAYHAFVKILSEGGIRGLWAGWVPNVQRAALVNLGDLTTYDTVKHFLLRNTSVPDNSACHAVARGLLYKSSVDCLLQSVRGEGLLSLYKGFIPTWTRMVSSVHHLKLLCRLCTNMHRPGFLPF; this comes from the exons ATGAGGGAACCTCGAGAGGACAAGACTGGGGTCCCACAATGGCCACGGGTGACAAAGTTCATCCTGTCAGCCTGCGCTGCGACTGTTGCAGAACTGG TCACGTTCCCGCTGGACCTGACAAAGACCAGGCTGCAGATCCAAGGCGAAGCGGCCGCCCGGCAGCGTGGCAGCGGTGGCGCGGCCCCGGGTGCGTACAGGGGGATGATCCGCACGGCGTGGGGCATCGCGCGGGAAGAGGGTCCCCGGAAATTATGGCAGGGGGCCACGCCAGCAATCTACAGACACATTG TGTATTCAGGCGGTCGGATGTTGGCGTACGAGCAGTTCCGGGAGTCTCGCGTGGGCAGAAATGAGGACGGCAGCTTTCCTTTGTG GAAAGCAGTGTTCGGTGCCGTACTCTCCGGGGCCCTTGGCCAGTTTTTGGCCAGTCCGACAGACCTGGTCAAGGTGCAGATGCAGATGGAGGGAAGACGCAGACTGGAGGGCAAGCCGCCAAG AGTTCGTGGGGCTTATCACGCCTTCGTGAAGATCCTCTCGGAAGGGGGCATCCGTGGACTTTGGGCAGGCTGGGTGCCCAACGTGCAGCGGGCAGCCTTGGTCAATTTAGGAG ATCTCACTACATACGACACCGTGAAGCACTTTCTGCTGAGGAACACCTCCGTTCCGGACAACAGCGCGTGTCACGCAGTGGCGAG GGGTCTTCTGTACAAGTCGTCTGTTGACTGTCTCCTCCAGTCCGTGCGGGGGGAAGGACTGCTGTCTCTCTACAAAGGCTTTATCCCAACCTGGACCAGGATGGTGAGCTCTGTGCACCATCTTAAGTTACTGTGCAGGCTGTGCACTAATATGCACCGTCCTGGCTTTTTGCCGTTTTAG